The window CTCGGGATCCATCTTCCTGCTCATCGGCGGCATCGGCTTGATCCGTTTGCCGGACTTCTACACCCGCATCCATGCGGCGGGCATGACGGACACCATGGGCGCGTGGCTGGTGCTCGTTGGCCTGATGTTCACTGCCGGATGGAGTCTGGTCATGGTCAAGCTGGTCGTGTTGGTCTTCTTCCTCGCAGTCACCAGCCCGTTGGCGAGCCACGCGTTGGCCAAGGCGGCGTACCTTCGCGGTCTGGAGCCGATGCTTGGACGCGAACTGAAAGTCGGGGACGGGAATGATTGAGCTCGTCCATATCGTCCTCTTCACCTTCCTGGCGGTGATCGCCATCGCCATTATTCGCCTCCGAGATCTGTTTGCCGCGGTCATGTTGATGGGGATCTTCAGTCTGATTTCGGCTTCGCTCTTCACCGTGATGGATGCAGTGGACGTTGCCTTCACAGAAGCGGCTGTTGGAGCCGGGATTTCGACCATCCTCATGCTCGCGACCCTGTCTCTGACCAGTAGCCGGGAGAGTACCCGCTTCGCAAGGCCCCAGCCGATGGCGCTGGTGGCGGTCATCATTACCGGTGCAGCATTGATCTACGCTACCTTCGACATGCCACGCTACGGTGACCCGGCTGCTCCGATCCATCACCACGTCGCCGATTACTACATCGAGCGCACCGACCACGAAATTGGCGTTCCTAACATGGTGACGGCGATCTTGGCGTCGTACCGTGGTTACGACACCTGGGGCGAAACCACGGTGATCTTCACCGCATGTGTCGGTGTGATGCTGCTGCTCGGTGGTGCCAGAACCTTCTACCGGTGGCACTATCGGCAGGATGAAGATCAGGACGGCGGAGGATCGGCCCGGTGATCCGCCATGTCATCCTTCGTGTCCTCTCCAAGCTGCTGATTCCGATGATCATGCTCTTCGCCCTTTACGTCCAGTTCCACGGAGACTACGGACCGGGCGGGGGTTTCCAGGCGGGAGTCATTTTCGGCGCAGCGATCATTCTCTACGCCCTGATGTTCGGACTCGACGCGGCGCAGAGGGTTTTTCCGCCAAGGGTCCTCGAGATCCTCGTGGCCTTCGGGTTGTTGCTCTA is drawn from Acidobacteriota bacterium and contains these coding sequences:
- a CDS encoding DUF4040 domain-containing protein; amino-acid sequence: MIELVHIVLFTFLAVIAIAIIRLRDLFAAVMLMGIFSLISASLFTVMDAVDVAFTEAAVGAGISTILMLATLSLTSSRESTRFARPQPMALVAVIITGAALIYATFDMPRYGDPAAPIHHHVADYYIERTDHEIGVPNMVTAILASYRGYDTWGETTVIFTACVGVMLLLGGARTFYRWHYRQDEDQDGGGSAR
- the mnhG gene encoding monovalent cation/H(+) antiporter subunit G, coding for MSWASIAEILSWVCILSGSIFLLIGGIGLIRLPDFYTRIHAAGMTDTMGAWLVLVGLMFTAGWSLVMVKLVVLVFFLAVTSPLASHALAKAAYLRGLEPMLGRELKVGDGND
- a CDS encoding Na(+)/H(+) antiporter subunit B, encoding MIRHVILRVLSKLLIPMIMLFALYVQFHGDYGPGGGFQAGVIFGAAIILYALMFGLDAAQRVFPPRVLEILVAFGLLLYGGVGIDAIMMGGNFLDYGALAHDPVHGQHLGILLVELGVGITVASVMATIFYLFAGRGRTDV